Proteins found in one Ctenopharyngodon idella isolate HZGC_01 chromosome 16, HZGC01, whole genome shotgun sequence genomic segment:
- the thrap3a gene encoding thyroid hormone receptor-associated protein 3 isoform X4, which produces MKKRTSSRSRSRSRSHSPPHNRERNHTREYQNQREFRGNHRGFRRPYYFRGRGQGFFRGRFQRGGRGGYNNNYRHKNWQNFRQYPQQQQKQYHSNSPKRGRSRSPKKQLSSPQSRSHSRRSDRSSSGRSPQSHHSSSSTSGSAKRSCKDVREDVSVPEEIQGGGDGALAEQVGGSSLAEGNADGDRTLESSQVLTNSDTSPKRTSPKVCSSVTNDEPIDSATNETSPAHKNSNAPNKGATTWQNVTTAPSNNSPIKKSLSPVFNGFGLFTNIDQQTEDTVSISAAFLNQYKSGSNTITPVCVPDKKFLEEQNVKKQASAWENNTHKRKSNGELVCDKENGGVIEKGIELSPTVDHDNAGEKEKCKSAKSGDGNKLSISTPKMGPRNGPTFLCEDGEDDDEEREISDRVRDMENNPSKSKSKVTLSAQEMFEKRIRRMQDMAWDDELEALLLCHKQERAANILAALSKRDQLSSMLKDPSPEKLSNVKRKEKTALSSLSKPTLLPRRSSESREQEMFVVMNEESPPRASMKRGSEFGVRMDSLSDDLARTSVLTNERRNLLDFVHLDKKDWEFQSVLQHLQAQQTPRSPSELFAQHIVSIVHHIKAQYFPSSGLTLNDRFAMYQRRAAEKEFIKQRKSPEIHRRIDVSPSAFKRHSLLFDEMKSTMENSFKVDGKKSKGDSMDLRLDIERRKKYSSGEREHREEEYGGRVSGEPPESRKETSTEKTSKNHKKTKKSKKKRERSQSSSSSSSVCHEEEAEIKPEGLSRDQMGFREYGEPAERGRARGGFQLSIRGRSWNRGNFHGNSNGDSQMNMSAKNEDWVQEYTPKSKKYFLHSERDGEGERKLMNTRGCGRGNIVRTKGRFILRRATNTNTTNNTSPKWAHDKFQATDDEGEQQGDDVEQDQ; this is translated from the exons ATGAAAAAACGCACCAG CTCTAGGTCTCGCTCTCGGTCAAGATCCCATTCCCCGCCCCACAACCGTGAACGGAACCACACACGGGAGTACCAGAACCAACGGGAGTTTCGAGGCAACCACAGAGGCTTCCGGAGGCCATATTACTTCCGGGGCAGAGGTCAGGGCTTTTTCCGTGGACGCTTTCAGCGTGGTGGAAGGGGTGGATATAATAATAACTACCGTCACAAAAACTGGCAAAATTTCCGGCAGTACCCTCAGCAGCAACAGAAGCAGTACCACTCCAACAGCCCCAAGAGGGGCCGTTCACGCTCTCCCAAGAAGCAGTTGAGCAGCCCGCAGTCCCGCAGCCATTCCCGCCGCTCTGACAGGTCATCCTCAGGGAGATCGCCACAGTCGCACCATTCTTCCTCTTCCACCTCTGGGTCTGCCAAACGCAGTTGCAAAGATGTAAGAGAGGACGTCTCAGTGCCCGAAGAAATTCAAGGAGGGGGAGATGGGGCTCTGGCAGAGCAGGTGGGAGGTTCTTCTTTGGCCGAAGGGAATGCTGATGGAGACAGGACTTTGGAGAGCTCTCAGGTTTTGACAAACAGTGACACTAGTCCTAAAAGGACAAGTCCAAAGGTTTGCTCCTCTGTCACTAATGATGAACCGATTGACTCTGCAACCAACGAGACAAGTCCTGCTCATAAGAATTCAAATGCTCCGAATAAAGGTGCCACCACCTGGCAGAATGTTACAACTGCACCTTCAAACAACAGCCCCATAAAGAAAAGCCTTAGCCCAGTTTTCAATGGTTTTGGGCTCTTTACAAATATTGACCAACAAACAGAGGATACAGTTTCTATCTCCGCTGCATTTTTGAA TCAGTATAAGAGTGGAAGTAACACAATAACTCCTGTGTGCGTGCCAGACAAAAA ATTCCTGGAGGAGCAAAACGTTAAAAAACAGGCCTCTGCATGGGagaacaacacacacaaaaggaAAAGTAACGGAGAATTAGTATGTGATAAAGAAAATGGAGGAGTCATTGAAAAGGGCATTGAGTTGTCTCCCACTGTAGATCATGACAATGCAGGAGAGAAGGAGAAATGCAAATCTGCAAAGAGTGGTGATGGTAACAAGTTATCCATAAGCACCCCTAAAATGGGTCCACGAAACGGCCCAACATTTCTGTGCGAGGATGGTGAGGACGATGATGAAGAAAGGGAGATCTCTGATAGGGTGAGGGATATGGAAAACAATCCCTCCAAAAGCAAAAGCAAAGTCACGCTGTCCGCTCAAGAAATGTTCGAGAAGCGAATCAGGAGGATGCAGGACATGGCATGGGATGATGAGCTGGAAGCTCTCCTGCTCTGTCATAAACAGGAAAGAGCAGCGAATATCTTAGCTGCTCTCTCTAAGAGAGACCAGCTGAGTAGCATGCTTAAGGATCCCTCCCCTGAAAAGCTCTCAAATGTGAAGCGAAAGGAGAAAACTGCACTAAGTTCCTTATCTAAACCCACACTGCTGCCCAGGAGAAGTTCTGAAAGCCGTGAGCAAGAGATGTTTGTGGTTATGAACGAGGAATCCCCACCAAGAGCTTCCATGAAAAGAGGAAGTGAATTCGGTGTAAGGATGGATTCTCTCAGTGATGACCTCGCAAG AACATCTGTTTTGACCAACGAAAGAAGGAATCTTCTGGATTTTGTGCATCTTGATAAAAAGGACTGGGAGTTTCAATCTGTCCTTCAGCATCTTCAGGCTCAGCAAACACCTAGAAGCCCATCTGAGCTGTTTGCCCAACACATAGTCTCAATTGTCCATCACATTAAAG CTCAATATTTTCCTTCTTCTGGATTGACCCTAAATGACCGCTTTGCCATGTACCAGAGAAGAGCTGCTGAGAAAGAATTCATTAAGCAGAGAAAGAGTCCAGAGATACACAG gagaATTGATGTTTCTCCCAGTGCTTTTAAGAGGCACTCTCTTCTGTTTGATGAGATGAAAAGCACCATGGAAAACAGCTTCAAG GTCGATGGTAAAAAATCTAAAGGTGATTCAATGGACCTTCGGCTGGATATTGAGCGCAGAAAGAAATACTCGagtggagagagagagcacagaGAGGAAGAGTACGGAGGAAGAGTATCGGGGGAACCTCCCGAATCAAGAAAGGAAACATCCACAGAGAAAACCTCAAAgaaccacaaaaaaacaaa GAAAAGCAAGAAGAAACGGGAGCGTTCTCAGTCATCTTCCTCATCTTCCTCTGTTTGCCATGAAGAAGAGGCTGAGATCAAGCCAGAAGGCTTATCCAGAGACCAGATGGGGTTTAGGGAGTATGGAGAGCCTGCGGAGAGAGGAAGGGCACGAGGAGGCTTT CAGCTTAGCATCCGTGGTAGAAGTTGGAACCGAGGAAATTTCCATGGAAACAGCAACGGTGATTCACAGATGAACATGTCAGCAAAGAATGAAGACTGGGTTCAAGAATACACTCCCAAGAGCAAGAAATACTTCCTA
- the thrap3a gene encoding thyroid hormone receptor-associated protein 3 isoform X1: MSKRQKSESRSRSRSASRSRSHSYSRSRSSSRSRSRKRRYNSRSRSRSRSHSPPHNRERNHTREYQNQREFRGNHRGFRRPYYFRGRGQGFFRGRFQRGGRGGYNNNYRHKNWQNFRQYPQQQQKQYHSNSPKRGRSRSPKKQLSSPQSRSHSRRSDRSSSGRSPQSHHSSSSTSGSAKRSCKDVREDVSVPEEIQGGGDGALAEQVGGSSLAEGNADGDRTLESSQVLTNSDTSPKRTSPKVCSSVTNDEPIDSATNETSPAHKNSNAPNKGATTWQNVTTAPSNNSPIKKSLSPVFNGFGLFTNIDQQTEDTVSISAAFLNQYKSGSNTITPVCVPDKKFLEEQNVKKQASAWENNTHKRKSNGELVCDKENGGVIEKGIELSPTVDHDNAGEKEKCKSAKSGDGNKLSISTPKMGPRNGPTFLCEDGEDDDEEREISDRVRDMENNPSKSKSKVTLSAQEMFEKRIRRMQDMAWDDELEALLLCHKQERAANILAALSKRDQLSSMLKDPSPEKLSNVKRKEKTALSSLSKPTLLPRRSSESREQEMFVVMNEESPPRASMKRGSEFGVRMDSLSDDLARTSVLTNERRNLLDFVHLDKKDWEFQSVLQHLQAQQTPRSPSELFAQHIVSIVHHIKAQYFPSSGLTLNDRFAMYQRRAAEKEFIKQRKSPEIHRRIDVSPSAFKRHSLLFDEMKSTMENSFKVDGKKSKGDSMDLRLDIERRKKYSSGEREHREEEYGGRVSGEPPESRKETSTEKTSKNHKKTKKSKKKRERSQSSSSSSSVCHEEEAEIKPEGLSRDQMGFREYGEPAERGRARGGFQLSIRGRSWNRGNFHGNSNGDSQMNMSAKNEDWVQEYTPKSKKYFLHSERDGEGERKLMNTRGCGRGNIVRTKGRFILRRATNTNTTNNTSPKWAHDKFQATDDEGEQQGDDVEQDQ; encoded by the exons ATGTCTAAGAGACAGAAATCCGAGTCCAGGTCTCGCTCTCGGTCGGCCTCCAGATCAAGATCCCATTCTTATTCCCGCTCCCGCTCCAGCTCCAGATCTAGGTCAAGAAAGCGCAGATATAA CTCTAGGTCTCGCTCTCGGTCAAGATCCCATTCCCCGCCCCACAACCGTGAACGGAACCACACACGGGAGTACCAGAACCAACGGGAGTTTCGAGGCAACCACAGAGGCTTCCGGAGGCCATATTACTTCCGGGGCAGAGGTCAGGGCTTTTTCCGTGGACGCTTTCAGCGTGGTGGAAGGGGTGGATATAATAATAACTACCGTCACAAAAACTGGCAAAATTTCCGGCAGTACCCTCAGCAGCAACAGAAGCAGTACCACTCCAACAGCCCCAAGAGGGGCCGTTCACGCTCTCCCAAGAAGCAGTTGAGCAGCCCGCAGTCCCGCAGCCATTCCCGCCGCTCTGACAGGTCATCCTCAGGGAGATCGCCACAGTCGCACCATTCTTCCTCTTCCACCTCTGGGTCTGCCAAACGCAGTTGCAAAGATGTAAGAGAGGACGTCTCAGTGCCCGAAGAAATTCAAGGAGGGGGAGATGGGGCTCTGGCAGAGCAGGTGGGAGGTTCTTCTTTGGCCGAAGGGAATGCTGATGGAGACAGGACTTTGGAGAGCTCTCAGGTTTTGACAAACAGTGACACTAGTCCTAAAAGGACAAGTCCAAAGGTTTGCTCCTCTGTCACTAATGATGAACCGATTGACTCTGCAACCAACGAGACAAGTCCTGCTCATAAGAATTCAAATGCTCCGAATAAAGGTGCCACCACCTGGCAGAATGTTACAACTGCACCTTCAAACAACAGCCCCATAAAGAAAAGCCTTAGCCCAGTTTTCAATGGTTTTGGGCTCTTTACAAATATTGACCAACAAACAGAGGATACAGTTTCTATCTCCGCTGCATTTTTGAA TCAGTATAAGAGTGGAAGTAACACAATAACTCCTGTGTGCGTGCCAGACAAAAA ATTCCTGGAGGAGCAAAACGTTAAAAAACAGGCCTCTGCATGGGagaacaacacacacaaaaggaAAAGTAACGGAGAATTAGTATGTGATAAAGAAAATGGAGGAGTCATTGAAAAGGGCATTGAGTTGTCTCCCACTGTAGATCATGACAATGCAGGAGAGAAGGAGAAATGCAAATCTGCAAAGAGTGGTGATGGTAACAAGTTATCCATAAGCACCCCTAAAATGGGTCCACGAAACGGCCCAACATTTCTGTGCGAGGATGGTGAGGACGATGATGAAGAAAGGGAGATCTCTGATAGGGTGAGGGATATGGAAAACAATCCCTCCAAAAGCAAAAGCAAAGTCACGCTGTCCGCTCAAGAAATGTTCGAGAAGCGAATCAGGAGGATGCAGGACATGGCATGGGATGATGAGCTGGAAGCTCTCCTGCTCTGTCATAAACAGGAAAGAGCAGCGAATATCTTAGCTGCTCTCTCTAAGAGAGACCAGCTGAGTAGCATGCTTAAGGATCCCTCCCCTGAAAAGCTCTCAAATGTGAAGCGAAAGGAGAAAACTGCACTAAGTTCCTTATCTAAACCCACACTGCTGCCCAGGAGAAGTTCTGAAAGCCGTGAGCAAGAGATGTTTGTGGTTATGAACGAGGAATCCCCACCAAGAGCTTCCATGAAAAGAGGAAGTGAATTCGGTGTAAGGATGGATTCTCTCAGTGATGACCTCGCAAG AACATCTGTTTTGACCAACGAAAGAAGGAATCTTCTGGATTTTGTGCATCTTGATAAAAAGGACTGGGAGTTTCAATCTGTCCTTCAGCATCTTCAGGCTCAGCAAACACCTAGAAGCCCATCTGAGCTGTTTGCCCAACACATAGTCTCAATTGTCCATCACATTAAAG CTCAATATTTTCCTTCTTCTGGATTGACCCTAAATGACCGCTTTGCCATGTACCAGAGAAGAGCTGCTGAGAAAGAATTCATTAAGCAGAGAAAGAGTCCAGAGATACACAG gagaATTGATGTTTCTCCCAGTGCTTTTAAGAGGCACTCTCTTCTGTTTGATGAGATGAAAAGCACCATGGAAAACAGCTTCAAG GTCGATGGTAAAAAATCTAAAGGTGATTCAATGGACCTTCGGCTGGATATTGAGCGCAGAAAGAAATACTCGagtggagagagagagcacagaGAGGAAGAGTACGGAGGAAGAGTATCGGGGGAACCTCCCGAATCAAGAAAGGAAACATCCACAGAGAAAACCTCAAAgaaccacaaaaaaacaaa GAAAAGCAAGAAGAAACGGGAGCGTTCTCAGTCATCTTCCTCATCTTCCTCTGTTTGCCATGAAGAAGAGGCTGAGATCAAGCCAGAAGGCTTATCCAGAGACCAGATGGGGTTTAGGGAGTATGGAGAGCCTGCGGAGAGAGGAAGGGCACGAGGAGGCTTT CAGCTTAGCATCCGTGGTAGAAGTTGGAACCGAGGAAATTTCCATGGAAACAGCAACGGTGATTCACAGATGAACATGTCAGCAAAGAATGAAGACTGGGTTCAAGAATACACTCCCAAGAGCAAGAAATACTTCCTA
- the thrap3a gene encoding thyroid hormone receptor-associated protein 3 isoform X2, whose product MSKRQKSESRSRSRSASRSRSHSYSRSRSSSRSRSRKRRYNSRSRSRSRSHSPPHNRERNHTREYQNQREFRGNHRGFRRPYYFRGRGQGFFRGRFQRGGRGGYNNNYRHKNWQNFRQYPQQQQKQYHSNSPKRGRSRSPKKQLSSPQSRSHSRRSDRSSSGRSPQSHHSSSSTSGSAKRSCKDVREDVSVPEEIQGGGDGALAEQVGGSSLAEGNADGDRTLESSQVLTNSDTSPKRTSPKVCSSVTNDEPIDSATNETSPAHKNSNAPNKGATTWQNVTTAPSNNSPIKKSLSPVFNGFGLFTNIDQQTEDTVSISAAFLNQYKSGSNTITPVCVPDKKFLEEQNVKKQASAWENNTHKRKSNGELVCDKENGGVIEKGIELSPTVDHDNAGEKEKCKSAKSGDGNKLSISTPKMGPRNGPTFLCEDGEDDDEEREISDRVRDMENNPSKSKSKVTLSAQEMFEKRIRRMQDMAWDDELEALLLCHKQERAANILAALSKRDQLSSMLKDPSPEKLSNVKRKEKTALSSLSKPTLLPRRSSESREQEMFVVMNEESPPRASMKRGSEFGVRMDSLSDDLARTSVLTNERRNLLDFVHLDKKDWEFQSVLQHLQAQQTPRSPSELFAQHIVSIVHHIKAQYFPSSGLTLNDRFAMYQRRAAEKEFIKQRKSPEIHRRIDVSPSAFKRHSLLFDEMKSTMENSFKVDGKKSKGDSMDLRLDIERRKKYSSGEREHREEEYGGRVSGEPPESRKETSTEKTSKNHKKTKKSKKKRERSQSSSSSSSVCHEEEAEIKPEGLSRDQMGFREYGEPAERGRARGGFLSIRGRSWNRGNFHGNSNGDSQMNMSAKNEDWVQEYTPKSKKYFLHSERDGEGERKLMNTRGCGRGNIVRTKGRFILRRATNTNTTNNTSPKWAHDKFQATDDEGEQQGDDVEQDQ is encoded by the exons ATGTCTAAGAGACAGAAATCCGAGTCCAGGTCTCGCTCTCGGTCGGCCTCCAGATCAAGATCCCATTCTTATTCCCGCTCCCGCTCCAGCTCCAGATCTAGGTCAAGAAAGCGCAGATATAA CTCTAGGTCTCGCTCTCGGTCAAGATCCCATTCCCCGCCCCACAACCGTGAACGGAACCACACACGGGAGTACCAGAACCAACGGGAGTTTCGAGGCAACCACAGAGGCTTCCGGAGGCCATATTACTTCCGGGGCAGAGGTCAGGGCTTTTTCCGTGGACGCTTTCAGCGTGGTGGAAGGGGTGGATATAATAATAACTACCGTCACAAAAACTGGCAAAATTTCCGGCAGTACCCTCAGCAGCAACAGAAGCAGTACCACTCCAACAGCCCCAAGAGGGGCCGTTCACGCTCTCCCAAGAAGCAGTTGAGCAGCCCGCAGTCCCGCAGCCATTCCCGCCGCTCTGACAGGTCATCCTCAGGGAGATCGCCACAGTCGCACCATTCTTCCTCTTCCACCTCTGGGTCTGCCAAACGCAGTTGCAAAGATGTAAGAGAGGACGTCTCAGTGCCCGAAGAAATTCAAGGAGGGGGAGATGGGGCTCTGGCAGAGCAGGTGGGAGGTTCTTCTTTGGCCGAAGGGAATGCTGATGGAGACAGGACTTTGGAGAGCTCTCAGGTTTTGACAAACAGTGACACTAGTCCTAAAAGGACAAGTCCAAAGGTTTGCTCCTCTGTCACTAATGATGAACCGATTGACTCTGCAACCAACGAGACAAGTCCTGCTCATAAGAATTCAAATGCTCCGAATAAAGGTGCCACCACCTGGCAGAATGTTACAACTGCACCTTCAAACAACAGCCCCATAAAGAAAAGCCTTAGCCCAGTTTTCAATGGTTTTGGGCTCTTTACAAATATTGACCAACAAACAGAGGATACAGTTTCTATCTCCGCTGCATTTTTGAA TCAGTATAAGAGTGGAAGTAACACAATAACTCCTGTGTGCGTGCCAGACAAAAA ATTCCTGGAGGAGCAAAACGTTAAAAAACAGGCCTCTGCATGGGagaacaacacacacaaaaggaAAAGTAACGGAGAATTAGTATGTGATAAAGAAAATGGAGGAGTCATTGAAAAGGGCATTGAGTTGTCTCCCACTGTAGATCATGACAATGCAGGAGAGAAGGAGAAATGCAAATCTGCAAAGAGTGGTGATGGTAACAAGTTATCCATAAGCACCCCTAAAATGGGTCCACGAAACGGCCCAACATTTCTGTGCGAGGATGGTGAGGACGATGATGAAGAAAGGGAGATCTCTGATAGGGTGAGGGATATGGAAAACAATCCCTCCAAAAGCAAAAGCAAAGTCACGCTGTCCGCTCAAGAAATGTTCGAGAAGCGAATCAGGAGGATGCAGGACATGGCATGGGATGATGAGCTGGAAGCTCTCCTGCTCTGTCATAAACAGGAAAGAGCAGCGAATATCTTAGCTGCTCTCTCTAAGAGAGACCAGCTGAGTAGCATGCTTAAGGATCCCTCCCCTGAAAAGCTCTCAAATGTGAAGCGAAAGGAGAAAACTGCACTAAGTTCCTTATCTAAACCCACACTGCTGCCCAGGAGAAGTTCTGAAAGCCGTGAGCAAGAGATGTTTGTGGTTATGAACGAGGAATCCCCACCAAGAGCTTCCATGAAAAGAGGAAGTGAATTCGGTGTAAGGATGGATTCTCTCAGTGATGACCTCGCAAG AACATCTGTTTTGACCAACGAAAGAAGGAATCTTCTGGATTTTGTGCATCTTGATAAAAAGGACTGGGAGTTTCAATCTGTCCTTCAGCATCTTCAGGCTCAGCAAACACCTAGAAGCCCATCTGAGCTGTTTGCCCAACACATAGTCTCAATTGTCCATCACATTAAAG CTCAATATTTTCCTTCTTCTGGATTGACCCTAAATGACCGCTTTGCCATGTACCAGAGAAGAGCTGCTGAGAAAGAATTCATTAAGCAGAGAAAGAGTCCAGAGATACACAG gagaATTGATGTTTCTCCCAGTGCTTTTAAGAGGCACTCTCTTCTGTTTGATGAGATGAAAAGCACCATGGAAAACAGCTTCAAG GTCGATGGTAAAAAATCTAAAGGTGATTCAATGGACCTTCGGCTGGATATTGAGCGCAGAAAGAAATACTCGagtggagagagagagcacagaGAGGAAGAGTACGGAGGAAGAGTATCGGGGGAACCTCCCGAATCAAGAAAGGAAACATCCACAGAGAAAACCTCAAAgaaccacaaaaaaacaaa GAAAAGCAAGAAGAAACGGGAGCGTTCTCAGTCATCTTCCTCATCTTCCTCTGTTTGCCATGAAGAAGAGGCTGAGATCAAGCCAGAAGGCTTATCCAGAGACCAGATGGGGTTTAGGGAGTATGGAGAGCCTGCGGAGAGAGGAAGGGCACGAGGAGGCTTT CTTAGCATCCGTGGTAGAAGTTGGAACCGAGGAAATTTCCATGGAAACAGCAACGGTGATTCACAGATGAACATGTCAGCAAAGAATGAAGACTGGGTTCAAGAATACACTCCCAAGAGCAAGAAATACTTCCTA
- the thrap3a gene encoding thyroid hormone receptor-associated protein 3 isoform X3: MSKRQKSESRSRSRSASRSRSHSYSRSRSSSRSRSRKRRYNSRSRSRSRSHSPPHNRERNHTREYQNQREFRGNHRGFRRPYYFRGRGQGFFRGRFQRGGRGGYNNNYRHKNWQNFRQYPQQQQKQYHSNSPKRGRSRSPKKQLSSPQSRSHSRRSDRSSSGRSPQSHHSSSSTSGSAKRSCKDVREDVSVPEEIQGGGDGALAEQVGGSSLAEGNADGDRTLESSQVLTNSDTSPKRTSPKVCSSVTNDEPIDSATNETSPAHKNSNAPNKGATTWQNVTTAPSNNSPIKKSLSPVFNGFGLFTNIDQQTEDTVSISAAFLKFLEEQNVKKQASAWENNTHKRKSNGELVCDKENGGVIEKGIELSPTVDHDNAGEKEKCKSAKSGDGNKLSISTPKMGPRNGPTFLCEDGEDDDEEREISDRVRDMENNPSKSKSKVTLSAQEMFEKRIRRMQDMAWDDELEALLLCHKQERAANILAALSKRDQLSSMLKDPSPEKLSNVKRKEKTALSSLSKPTLLPRRSSESREQEMFVVMNEESPPRASMKRGSEFGVRMDSLSDDLARTSVLTNERRNLLDFVHLDKKDWEFQSVLQHLQAQQTPRSPSELFAQHIVSIVHHIKAQYFPSSGLTLNDRFAMYQRRAAEKEFIKQRKSPEIHRRIDVSPSAFKRHSLLFDEMKSTMENSFKVDGKKSKGDSMDLRLDIERRKKYSSGEREHREEEYGGRVSGEPPESRKETSTEKTSKNHKKTKKSKKKRERSQSSSSSSSVCHEEEAEIKPEGLSRDQMGFREYGEPAERGRARGGFQLSIRGRSWNRGNFHGNSNGDSQMNMSAKNEDWVQEYTPKSKKYFLHSERDGEGERKLMNTRGCGRGNIVRTKGRFILRRATNTNTTNNTSPKWAHDKFQATDDEGEQQGDDVEQDQ; this comes from the exons ATGTCTAAGAGACAGAAATCCGAGTCCAGGTCTCGCTCTCGGTCGGCCTCCAGATCAAGATCCCATTCTTATTCCCGCTCCCGCTCCAGCTCCAGATCTAGGTCAAGAAAGCGCAGATATAA CTCTAGGTCTCGCTCTCGGTCAAGATCCCATTCCCCGCCCCACAACCGTGAACGGAACCACACACGGGAGTACCAGAACCAACGGGAGTTTCGAGGCAACCACAGAGGCTTCCGGAGGCCATATTACTTCCGGGGCAGAGGTCAGGGCTTTTTCCGTGGACGCTTTCAGCGTGGTGGAAGGGGTGGATATAATAATAACTACCGTCACAAAAACTGGCAAAATTTCCGGCAGTACCCTCAGCAGCAACAGAAGCAGTACCACTCCAACAGCCCCAAGAGGGGCCGTTCACGCTCTCCCAAGAAGCAGTTGAGCAGCCCGCAGTCCCGCAGCCATTCCCGCCGCTCTGACAGGTCATCCTCAGGGAGATCGCCACAGTCGCACCATTCTTCCTCTTCCACCTCTGGGTCTGCCAAACGCAGTTGCAAAGATGTAAGAGAGGACGTCTCAGTGCCCGAAGAAATTCAAGGAGGGGGAGATGGGGCTCTGGCAGAGCAGGTGGGAGGTTCTTCTTTGGCCGAAGGGAATGCTGATGGAGACAGGACTTTGGAGAGCTCTCAGGTTTTGACAAACAGTGACACTAGTCCTAAAAGGACAAGTCCAAAGGTTTGCTCCTCTGTCACTAATGATGAACCGATTGACTCTGCAACCAACGAGACAAGTCCTGCTCATAAGAATTCAAATGCTCCGAATAAAGGTGCCACCACCTGGCAGAATGTTACAACTGCACCTTCAAACAACAGCCCCATAAAGAAAAGCCTTAGCCCAGTTTTCAATGGTTTTGGGCTCTTTACAAATATTGACCAACAAACAGAGGATACAGTTTCTATCTCCGCTGCATTTTTGAA ATTCCTGGAGGAGCAAAACGTTAAAAAACAGGCCTCTGCATGGGagaacaacacacacaaaaggaAAAGTAACGGAGAATTAGTATGTGATAAAGAAAATGGAGGAGTCATTGAAAAGGGCATTGAGTTGTCTCCCACTGTAGATCATGACAATGCAGGAGAGAAGGAGAAATGCAAATCTGCAAAGAGTGGTGATGGTAACAAGTTATCCATAAGCACCCCTAAAATGGGTCCACGAAACGGCCCAACATTTCTGTGCGAGGATGGTGAGGACGATGATGAAGAAAGGGAGATCTCTGATAGGGTGAGGGATATGGAAAACAATCCCTCCAAAAGCAAAAGCAAAGTCACGCTGTCCGCTCAAGAAATGTTCGAGAAGCGAATCAGGAGGATGCAGGACATGGCATGGGATGATGAGCTGGAAGCTCTCCTGCTCTGTCATAAACAGGAAAGAGCAGCGAATATCTTAGCTGCTCTCTCTAAGAGAGACCAGCTGAGTAGCATGCTTAAGGATCCCTCCCCTGAAAAGCTCTCAAATGTGAAGCGAAAGGAGAAAACTGCACTAAGTTCCTTATCTAAACCCACACTGCTGCCCAGGAGAAGTTCTGAAAGCCGTGAGCAAGAGATGTTTGTGGTTATGAACGAGGAATCCCCACCAAGAGCTTCCATGAAAAGAGGAAGTGAATTCGGTGTAAGGATGGATTCTCTCAGTGATGACCTCGCAAG AACATCTGTTTTGACCAACGAAAGAAGGAATCTTCTGGATTTTGTGCATCTTGATAAAAAGGACTGGGAGTTTCAATCTGTCCTTCAGCATCTTCAGGCTCAGCAAACACCTAGAAGCCCATCTGAGCTGTTTGCCCAACACATAGTCTCAATTGTCCATCACATTAAAG CTCAATATTTTCCTTCTTCTGGATTGACCCTAAATGACCGCTTTGCCATGTACCAGAGAAGAGCTGCTGAGAAAGAATTCATTAAGCAGAGAAAGAGTCCAGAGATACACAG gagaATTGATGTTTCTCCCAGTGCTTTTAAGAGGCACTCTCTTCTGTTTGATGAGATGAAAAGCACCATGGAAAACAGCTTCAAG GTCGATGGTAAAAAATCTAAAGGTGATTCAATGGACCTTCGGCTGGATATTGAGCGCAGAAAGAAATACTCGagtggagagagagagcacagaGAGGAAGAGTACGGAGGAAGAGTATCGGGGGAACCTCCCGAATCAAGAAAGGAAACATCCACAGAGAAAACCTCAAAgaaccacaaaaaaacaaa GAAAAGCAAGAAGAAACGGGAGCGTTCTCAGTCATCTTCCTCATCTTCCTCTGTTTGCCATGAAGAAGAGGCTGAGATCAAGCCAGAAGGCTTATCCAGAGACCAGATGGGGTTTAGGGAGTATGGAGAGCCTGCGGAGAGAGGAAGGGCACGAGGAGGCTTT CAGCTTAGCATCCGTGGTAGAAGTTGGAACCGAGGAAATTTCCATGGAAACAGCAACGGTGATTCACAGATGAACATGTCAGCAAAGAATGAAGACTGGGTTCAAGAATACACTCCCAAGAGCAAGAAATACTTCCTA